A genomic region of Epinephelus moara isolate mb chromosome 23, YSFRI_EMoa_1.0, whole genome shotgun sequence contains the following coding sequences:
- the LOC126385241 gene encoding tetraspanin-9, producing the protein MARGCICCVKYMLFLFNLLFWLGGCGLLGVGVWLSVSQGSFATLSPSFPSLSAANLIITLGTVVMVTGFLGCLGAIKENKCLLLSFFIVLLIILLAELILLILFFVYTDQVSENARRDLKEGLVLYNTDNNAGLRDAWNTIQGEWRCCGVTNHNDWYTALHENVVPDRCCQQVFPGCGRNASNTFWTRGCYEKVEEWLDDNKHLLGTIAMCVLVIQLLGMAFSMTLYQQIHRAGKKYEA; encoded by the exons ATGGCTCGTGGTTGCATCTGCTGCGTTAAATACATGCTCTTCCTCTTCAACCTGCTCTTCTGG ctgGGTGGGTGTGGACTGTTGGGTGTGGGCGTGTGGCTGTCAGTGTCTCAGGGCAGCTTTGCCACCTTGTCACCCTCCTTCCCATCGCTCTCTGCCGCCAACCTCATCATCACCCTCGGCACCGTTGTCATGGTGACAGGTTTCCTGGGTTGCCTGGGTGCCATTAAGGAGAACAAGTGCCTACTGCTGAGT ttttttatCGTTCTGTTGATCATCCTCTTGGCCGAACTTATCCTCCTCATCCTGTTCTTTGTCTACACCGACCAG GTGAGTGAAAATGCCAGGCGGGACCTGAAGGAAGGACTCGTTCTGTACAACACAGATAACAACGCCGGCCTGAGGGACGCATGGAACACCATACAGGGAGAg TGGCGATGTTGTGGTGTGACCAACCACAATGACTGGTACACCGCCCTGCATGAGAACGTGGTTCCCGACCGCTGCTGCCAGCAGGTTTTCCCGGGCTGTGGACGCAACGCCTCCAACACCTTCTGGACAcgg ggttGCTATGAAAAGGTGGAGGAGTGGCTGGATGACAACAAACACCTTTTGGGAACCATtgccatgtgtgtgttggtcatACAG CTTCTTGGTATGGCTTTCTCGATGACGCTTTATCAACAGATTCACCGAGCAGGAAAGAAGTACGAAGCCTGA
- the amdhd1 gene encoding probable imidazolonepropionase, translating to MSSGHRLLVKNAKQLVLICNNGEKYKIKHGMQNLCVVENGSVVIGSDGLIKAVGPAEVIAAQYPEASFDKVIDATGMCVLPGLVDAHTHPVWAGDRVHEFAMKLAGATYMDVHRAGGGIHFTVEHTRAASSSELLASLSGRLVRMQRAGTTLVECKSGYGLELQTELKMLEVIEEARRTLPINVSSTYCGAHAVPKGKTVAEATKDILQVQLPRLKEKMSAGTLRVDNIDVFCEQGVFDLSSTRSILQAGKDMGLNINFHGDELHPMNSAQLGAELGALAISHLEEVTDEGIAAMATAKTAAVLLPTTAYILRLPQPRARHMLEAGVIVALGSDFNPNAYCCSMPIVMHLACVNMRMSMPEALTAATINAAYALGRSHTHGSLEVNKHGDLLILNTSRWEHLIYQLGGHQELIRYVVIKGNVVVDNDKTMDL from the exons ATGTCCAGTGGTCACAGGCTCCTGGTGAAGAACGCCAAACAGCTGGTTCTCATCTGCAACAACGGAGAGAAATACAAGATCAAACATGGGATGCAAAATCTTTGTGTGGTTGAAAATGGGAGCGTGGTGATTGGGAG TGACGGGCTGATTAAAGCTGTGGGGCCTGCAGAGGTGATCGCAGCTCAGTATCCTGAAGCTTCCTTTGATAAAGTGATTGATGCTACAGGGATGTGTGTCCTGCCTG GGTTGGTTGACGCTCACACTCATCCGGTCTGGGCTGGTGATAGAGTGCATGAATTTGCAATGAAG CTGGCAGGCGCCACCTACATGGACGTGCACCGTGCCGGTGGAGGGATCCACTTCACGGTGGAGCACACTCGAGCTGCCAGCTCCTCCGAGCTGCTGGCCTCCCTCAGCGGCAGGCTGGTGCGGATGCAGCGAGCAGGAACGACCCTGGTGGAGTGTAAGAGCGGGTACGGCCTGGAGCTGCAGACTGAGCTCAAGATGCTGGAGGTGATCGAGGAGGCCAGACGCACACTGCCCATCAATGTCTCCTCGACCTACTGTGGAGCCCACGCTGTGCCCAA AGGGAAGACGGTAGCAGAGGCCACAAAGGACATCCTGCAGGTTCAGCTGCCTCGGCTCAAAGAGAAGATGTCCGCTGGGACTCTGAGGGTCGACAACATCGACGTGTTCTGTGAGCAGGGAGTGTTTGACCTCAGCTCGACTCGCTCCATCCTGCAGGCCGGCAAAGACATGGGCCTCAACATCAACTTCCACGGGGACGAGCTTCATCCCATGAACTCTGCTCAG ctgggTGCAGAGCTCGGAGCGTTAGCCATCAGTCACCTGGAGGAGGTCACAGACGAGGGGATcgctgccatggcaacagctAAAACCGCAGCCGTCCTTCTGCCGACCACAGCTTACATCCTACG gctgCCGCAGCCTCGGGCCAGACACATGCTGGAAGCAGGAGTGATTGTCGCCCTCGGCAGCGACTTCAACCCCAACGCCTACTGCTGCTCCATG CCAATCGTCATGCACCTGGCCTGTGTCAACATGAGGATGTCCATGCCCGAGGCTTTGACTGCGGCCACCATCAACGCCGCCTACGCCCTCGGACGCTCCCACACACACGGCTCTCTGGAGGTCAACAAACATGGAGACCTGCTGATCCTCAACACCTCACG ATGGGAGCATCTCATCTACCAGCTGGGAGGACATCAGGAGCTCATCCGCTACGTCGTCATCAAAGGCAACGTCGTCGTTGACAATGACAAAACCATGGACTTATAA